The following are encoded in a window of Bacillus sp. SORGH_AS_0510 genomic DNA:
- a CDS encoding phosphatase PAP2 family protein, which translates to MNNRIFKAINGMAGYSRIIDFIMVNLSTRTRYVYLFVLLLLLFRSKFNKRKTLIAGVTVSITYLLSHIMKWIFFRPRPFMKQAVHLLPPVPSRKDSTFPSRHTSLAFAVSAFVFLYQRTWGLWLWLLSFLVGISRIWMGQHYPSDVLGSAILGNVTAIIINFTEKIWRPFLARTIRTLIHLRSPSRQLHD; encoded by the coding sequence ATGAATAATCGAATATTTAAAGCCATAAACGGAATGGCTGGATATTCTCGCATAATCGATTTCATCATGGTTAACCTTTCAACGAGAACTCGCTATGTCTATCTTTTCGTTTTACTTCTACTCTTATTTCGAAGCAAATTTAATAAAAGAAAAACCCTAATTGCCGGTGTGACCGTTAGTATCACTTATTTACTTAGCCACATCATGAAATGGATATTTTTTAGACCAAGGCCCTTCATGAAGCAGGCTGTTCACTTATTACCGCCTGTCCCATCTAGAAAGGATTCAACTTTCCCAAGCAGACACACATCCTTGGCATTTGCCGTATCGGCTTTTGTCTTTCTCTATCAACGTACTTGGGGACTGTGGTTATGGTTGTTATCCTTTTTGGTGGGTATTTCACGAATCTGGATGGGTCAGCATTATCCATCGGATGTCCTAGGGAGCGCGATCCTTGGGAATGTGACTGCCATCATCATCAACTTTACTGAAAAAATTTGGAGACCCTTCCTTGCTCGCACAATCCGTACTTTGATTCATTTACGCTCTCCTTCCCGACAATTACATGATTAA
- a CDS encoding amino acid permease: MEKSSKGLSAWQLTMMALGSVIGGSFFLGSSIAIHAAGPSILISYIIAGVLVFFILYALSEMTVGNPTVGSFSTYAAQELGEGTGFVVGWLYWTGIILSMSSEATAISILIQEWYPKVSIALLGSAILIGVTLVNLLGADKLGKLESGLSAVKVFAIIFFILTAIVLIFGVMPGKTAIGLGELAREPFMAGGVKGIAGSMLIVLFAYAGFEIIGLASSEASNPTETIPKAIRYTVFSLVGLYILYAIVLLPLIPTAILNENISPMVASLDRWGIGWAGTALNLVLISAILSAMLAAIFGLGRMIRSLADEGHAPYWLKDTKDVPYRGILFSGFAMLVGLGFGLLFPRVYLVLITSGGFALIFTYAVIMASHIRFRKRNGCPPGGICQMPGFPYTSWITLICMVVVLISMPFIPGQGTGLVAGIGFVVVYSLIYLTLRYRARSRITPETSLKVDYQSGLLTEFSEELTDKEDK, from the coding sequence ATGGAAAAATCAAGCAAAGGACTGTCGGCGTGGCAGTTAACAATGATGGCCTTAGGAAGTGTTATTGGGGGGTCATTCTTTTTAGGGTCCTCAATTGCGATACATGCTGCGGGCCCATCCATTTTAATTTCTTATATTATCGCTGGAGTTTTAGTATTTTTTATCCTATACGCACTTTCAGAAATGACCGTAGGAAATCCAACTGTCGGATCCTTTAGTACCTATGCGGCACAAGAGCTTGGCGAAGGTACAGGATTTGTTGTCGGCTGGCTTTATTGGACAGGTATTATTCTTTCTATGTCAAGTGAGGCGACGGCTATCTCCATCTTAATTCAAGAATGGTATCCAAAAGTATCCATTGCCTTACTTGGAAGTGCCATATTAATTGGCGTCACACTTGTCAATCTTTTAGGAGCCGATAAATTAGGCAAGCTGGAAAGCGGCCTTTCTGCAGTGAAAGTTTTTGCTATAATCTTCTTTATTCTTACAGCTATAGTGCTTATTTTCGGAGTGATGCCTGGAAAAACTGCCATCGGATTAGGTGAATTAGCAAGAGAGCCATTTATGGCTGGAGGAGTTAAGGGAATTGCAGGAAGCATGTTGATTGTTCTTTTTGCCTATGCCGGCTTTGAAATCATTGGTTTAGCTTCATCTGAAGCAAGCAATCCAACTGAAACCATTCCGAAAGCAATACGCTACACTGTGTTTTCTCTCGTTGGATTGTATATCTTATATGCCATTGTTCTGCTGCCACTTATCCCAACAGCGATACTAAATGAAAATATTAGTCCGATGGTGGCTTCTCTTGATCGATGGGGAATTGGTTGGGCGGGAACCGCGCTCAATCTAGTGTTAATCTCGGCCATTCTTTCGGCGATGCTAGCAGCTATTTTTGGATTAGGAAGAATGATTCGGTCTCTTGCTGATGAAGGTCATGCACCTTATTGGTTAAAGGATACAAAGGATGTACCGTACCGTGGGATTTTATTTTCCGGGTTTGCGATGCTTGTTGGGTTAGGGTTTGGACTTTTGTTTCCAAGAGTGTATTTGGTCTTGATCACATCTGGTGGTTTTGCCTTGATATTTACCTATGCGGTTATAATGGCTAGTCATATCCGATTTCGAAAAAGAAACGGGTGTCCACCGGGAGGAATCTGTCAAATGCCTGGCTTTCCATACACCTCTTGGATTACGTTAATTTGCATGGTCGTTGTGCTAATCAGCATGCCATTTATTCCTGGACAAGGGACTGGACTTGTAGCAGGGATAGGATTTGTTGTAGTATATTCTCTCATCTATCTAACACTAAGATACCGAGCACGCTCTCGGATAACTCCTGAAACCTCACTAAAAGTTGATTACCAATCGGGCCTTTTAACCGAGTTTTCGGAAGAGCTGACAGATAAAGAGGATAAATAA
- a CDS encoding MBL fold metallo-hydrolase yields the protein MSMKRYTNLDQVSNNKSFKDMRKWQKERRNKIKDLTVNIEQCPTKKVIEIKNNRSQPSYTWIGHSTFLLQLNGLNILTDPVWAKRMGFQKRLTEPGISLAELPEIDIVVISHGHYDHLDFPTLKKLKGNPHYFVPVGLKSLFTRKGYDKVTELNWWESTEYEGITIHFVPAQHWTRRSLRDMNTSHWGGWIFQLKGGETYYFVGDTGYFRGFTQIAERFSIDTVFMPIGAYEPEWFMAVSHISPEDSVKAFIELNAKTFVPMHYGAYRLADDTGPEALERLLKEWKKQQLPEEQLKVLLIGETVI from the coding sequence ATGAGTATGAAGCGATATACAAACTTGGATCAGGTTTCAAATAACAAATCATTCAAGGATATGAGGAAATGGCAAAAAGAGAGAAGAAATAAAATTAAGGATTTAACGGTTAATATCGAGCAATGTCCGACTAAAAAAGTAATTGAAATTAAAAACAATAGAAGCCAACCTTCATATACATGGATTGGCCACTCGACCTTTTTGCTTCAGTTAAATGGTTTGAACATTTTAACGGACCCGGTTTGGGCTAAGCGAATGGGCTTTCAAAAGAGGCTAACAGAGCCCGGAATCTCGTTAGCTGAACTGCCTGAGATTGATATTGTCGTTATTTCTCATGGTCATTATGATCATTTAGATTTTCCTACTTTGAAAAAATTAAAAGGAAACCCACACTACTTTGTTCCAGTGGGCTTGAAGTCTCTTTTTACCAGAAAGGGTTATGACAAAGTTACAGAATTGAATTGGTGGGAGAGCACCGAATACGAAGGAATAACCATCCATTTTGTCCCTGCGCAGCATTGGACTCGAAGGTCTTTGAGGGATATGAACACTTCTCACTGGGGGGGCTGGATTTTTCAACTAAAGGGAGGAGAAACATACTACTTTGTTGGTGATACCGGTTACTTCCGCGGATTTACACAAATAGCCGAACGATTTTCGATTGATACTGTATTTATGCCAATCGGTGCTTATGAGCCGGAATGGTTTATGGCCGTTTCTCATATTTCACCCGAAGACAGTGTAAAAGCTTTTATAGAATTGAATGCCAAAACCTTTGTGCCCATGCATTATGGAGCTTATCGTTTAGCAGATGATACGGGACCAGAAGCATTAGAACGGCTCTTGAAGGAATGGAAAAAGCAACAATTACCAGAAGAACAACTAAAGGTATTACTAATTGGTGAAACGGTCATTTAA
- a CDS encoding BTAD domain-containing putative transcriptional regulator encodes MVLSRDLQIPPSDHSFTRVSLFEEMDRHFSKPLISVIAGGGYGKTTVLAHYLRTREILTLWFSFLDLSRSFSEIMDLLAHGLSIRESQLKGPEITILETLAHREHPLVIVFDDFHLVESTMLRDFLLQLIQHASQFVTFVVISRQRPAFPYTKLKVQNRLAEMNEHQLTFTPAELKDYFQQNGLPLEEYDVGLIHRKTSGWPASLPLILDAWKAIHPKHRRWDRRMFPFSDLFLELETELLHASDELTDFLLQTSILHEWDHQLIASFTQVVPEEWANARLNQRFYIQKNIEGKNSYLPLFRAYLYERLIETKGKHEVRNLHLKAAKLYEAEYHYYFAFAHFLAANSYGDAARLMQKMMNLYTPERFILLLDGSLETICPSISMALFSHFLFRSVPIPILESYIGPLKQTLSSLKQQGVSSSLVYLEHRLGIILFYSGEIDEAYSLFLSSYEGSLILGDSDLVSVNLALAAQCCRFNGQIEEGITLARKALTNIELGGSSDSRMHATWVLTELLLERNELSRAEPFVDELLKLSNQYDDEGARVYPLIAIGKYYRLKKDFDKALLFTNQGMIEAEKFKLDTDLGWGYLELGMIYFMKNEPILAEQYLQSASKYFSHYSYFCTMVHQLLEMVRNKPKETIIVSSEQNCKLSIKLLGHFQLQLGGYDVALQRKSSLRLLFFLAIQNQQKIPKDILLEELFGDGTYSSQNNRFYVSLSTLRKALEPDLESAKLSKYIVQTGEFIFLDKSHCEIDLERFRLLVQAAGQSTEERMANLEMAVSIYQGDLLAEYPYEAFLEPIRESTKQSYLRALKELGQYYWGQKDFTQGMAYYEKILEHDEFAEGVYWEYIKLLVKNGKISHAKHIGIKMEHAIEGELGIPVKTKLQEWFSNHGQ; translated from the coding sequence ATGGTATTATCTAGAGATTTACAGATTCCGCCCAGCGATCATTCCTTTACACGCGTTTCTTTATTCGAGGAGATGGACCGACATTTTTCCAAACCTCTCATCAGTGTCATAGCAGGCGGTGGTTATGGAAAGACAACTGTACTTGCCCATTACCTTCGTACTCGAGAAATTCTGACACTTTGGTTCTCCTTTCTGGATTTGAGTCGAAGCTTTTCGGAGATTATGGATCTTCTCGCTCATGGCCTGTCTATCAGGGAATCACAACTAAAAGGACCAGAAATAACCATTCTCGAAACGCTTGCTCATAGGGAACACCCATTAGTTATTGTTTTCGATGATTTTCATTTAGTTGAATCAACCATGCTACGCGATTTCCTGCTACAGCTGATTCAGCATGCATCCCAATTCGTTACCTTTGTAGTCATTAGTAGACAGCGCCCTGCCTTTCCGTATACCAAATTAAAAGTACAAAATCGACTTGCGGAAATGAACGAACATCAACTTACATTTACACCAGCAGAACTAAAGGACTATTTTCAGCAAAATGGTTTACCCTTGGAAGAGTATGATGTAGGGCTTATTCACAGGAAAACATCCGGATGGCCTGCAAGTCTTCCTCTGATTCTTGATGCCTGGAAGGCTATTCATCCTAAGCATCGCAGATGGGACCGGAGAATGTTCCCTTTTTCTGATTTATTTTTGGAGTTAGAAACGGAGTTGTTACACGCTTCAGATGAGCTAACTGACTTCCTTCTGCAAACCAGTATCCTGCATGAATGGGATCATCAGCTGATTGCTTCTTTTACACAAGTGGTTCCAGAAGAATGGGCAAATGCGCGTCTTAACCAACGTTTTTATATTCAGAAAAATATAGAAGGAAAAAACAGCTATCTTCCCCTTTTTCGTGCCTATTTATATGAAAGGTTGATTGAAACTAAAGGAAAGCATGAAGTACGGAACCTACATTTAAAAGCAGCAAAGCTATACGAAGCGGAGTATCACTATTATTTTGCCTTTGCCCATTTTTTAGCAGCGAATAGCTATGGAGACGCTGCTAGGCTTATGCAAAAGATGATGAATCTTTACACACCTGAGCGGTTTATTTTATTACTTGATGGATCTCTAGAAACCATATGCCCATCGATTTCGATGGCGCTTTTTTCTCACTTTTTGTTCAGAAGTGTTCCCATCCCAATCCTTGAAAGTTACATCGGCCCGTTAAAACAAACATTATCTTCCTTAAAACAGCAAGGTGTTTCTTCTTCCCTCGTCTATCTTGAACATCGACTTGGGATCATCCTGTTTTATTCCGGTGAAATTGATGAAGCGTATTCACTCTTCCTTTCTTCATATGAAGGCAGTCTAATACTTGGTGATTCAGACTTAGTTTCCGTGAATCTTGCACTGGCAGCTCAATGCTGCCGCTTCAATGGTCAAATAGAAGAAGGAATTACACTTGCAAGGAAGGCGTTAACGAACATCGAACTGGGGGGTTCCTCTGATAGCCGGATGCATGCCACGTGGGTATTAACCGAGCTGTTATTGGAACGGAATGAACTCTCACGGGCAGAACCATTTGTCGATGAGCTCCTCAAGCTTTCTAATCAATATGACGATGAAGGAGCACGAGTTTATCCCCTTATTGCCATCGGAAAATATTATCGATTAAAGAAAGATTTCGACAAAGCCTTACTCTTTACTAATCAAGGTATGATCGAAGCGGAAAAGTTTAAATTAGATACCGACCTTGGCTGGGGCTATCTCGAACTTGGAATGATTTATTTCATGAAAAACGAACCAATACTGGCAGAACAATATTTACAGAGTGCTTCAAAATATTTTTCCCATTACAGCTATTTTTGCACCATGGTTCATCAATTACTGGAAATGGTTCGTAATAAGCCAAAGGAAACAATCATCGTTTCTTCAGAGCAAAATTGTAAGCTGTCAATCAAGCTATTAGGACACTTTCAGCTCCAGCTTGGGGGCTATGATGTGGCCCTGCAAAGAAAATCCAGTTTACGTCTTCTATTCTTTTTAGCCATACAAAATCAGCAAAAAATACCGAAAGACATCCTTCTAGAAGAATTATTTGGAGACGGAACGTATTCATCACAAAACAATCGCTTTTATGTCTCACTTTCCACTCTTAGAAAGGCCTTAGAACCGGATTTGGAGTCAGCAAAGCTGTCAAAGTATATCGTTCAAACCGGGGAATTTATTTTTCTAGATAAAAGCCATTGTGAGATTGACCTTGAACGGTTTCGCCTTTTAGTTCAAGCAGCTGGGCAGTCAACTGAAGAACGAATGGCTAATCTAGAAATGGCAGTGAGTATTTATCAAGGTGATTTATTAGCTGAATATCCATATGAAGCCTTTCTTGAACCCATTAGGGAATCTACTAAACAAAGTTATCTTCGGGCGCTTAAAGAATTAGGTCAATATTATTGGGGTCAAAAGGATTTTACTCAAGGAATGGCCTATTATGAAAAAATCCTTGAGCATGATGAATTTGCCGAGGGTGTATATTGGGAGTATATTAAGCTGTTGGTAAAAAACGGAAAAATCAGTCATGCTAAGCATATTGGAATTAAAATGGAACATGCCATTGAAGGGGAATTAGGCATTCCGGTTAAAACAAAATTGCAGGAATGGTTTTCAAATCATGGTCAATAA
- a CDS encoding copper resistance CopC/CopD family protein, whose translation MINQNRGVLFILILILLVFLYPAFASAHAYIKKSTPSENETILQAPEKVTIEFDEPIQPSYHSVEVFDSKGNRVDQKNEQIDSKNSSIIECDLNSNLSDGTYRIQWRVVSSDGHPVQGVIPFQIGHTSDDSESISQESKGYTPKWDLLVIRWLQYVSNAGFVGSLLFYLFILPRELRRNLWVNNAVRKIIKVSFLTLCLSILLCLPLQATVESGLSWSKVLNIQVLKEMIENTQFGKTWIIQIDGLFLLAIFTYLLIKKRLGQPWLLSISLLLGMGLLLTKSFTSHAASSTNQFMSLTLDFLHLLTASIWIGSLFALVVLVPLRRQVEIKHLYIETIKRFSKWGILLVIVLITTGFWSSLSYIPNPRSLIFTVYGRVLLGKVILFVVMLVFATVNLIKGRRSKETGWRASLWGELTTGIIVLVLSVILTNLPTAMASPGPFKETKTVKGDRITLEVTPNVIGENSFFLKLKDQKGKPITEIEQATLTFTSLEMDMGKNTKILVKTSNGNYRAKGFDFTMSGDWNVHVHVLTKDLDSIDTDFEVKVGSK comes from the coding sequence TTGATCAATCAAAATAGAGGCGTTCTTTTCATTCTTATACTTATTTTACTAGTATTTTTGTACCCAGCATTCGCTTCGGCACATGCATACATAAAAAAATCAACACCCTCTGAAAATGAGACCATTTTACAAGCGCCTGAAAAAGTAACGATTGAGTTTGACGAACCGATTCAACCATCTTATCATTCGGTGGAAGTGTTTGATTCAAAAGGAAATCGAGTGGATCAAAAAAACGAGCAGATTGATTCGAAAAATTCTTCAATCATTGAATGTGATTTAAACAGTAATCTTTCGGATGGAACGTACCGTATCCAGTGGAGAGTCGTATCAAGTGATGGTCATCCAGTTCAAGGGGTTATTCCATTTCAGATTGGTCATACTTCAGATGATTCAGAGAGCATCAGTCAAGAATCCAAAGGATATACACCTAAATGGGACCTTCTTGTAATCCGGTGGCTTCAATATGTAAGTAATGCAGGGTTTGTTGGATCACTCCTATTTTACTTGTTTATTTTGCCTAGAGAATTGAGGCGAAACTTGTGGGTAAACAATGCTGTTAGAAAAATCATAAAAGTTTCTTTCCTGACATTGTGTTTAAGTATTCTTTTGTGTTTACCATTGCAGGCAACGGTAGAATCTGGCTTATCTTGGAGTAAAGTCCTAAATATCCAAGTGTTAAAGGAAATGATAGAGAACACCCAATTTGGAAAGACATGGATTATCCAAATAGATGGATTGTTTTTACTAGCGATATTTACATATTTATTAATAAAGAAAAGACTTGGTCAACCATGGCTACTTTCGATCTCACTTCTTCTGGGGATGGGATTGCTTTTAACAAAGTCATTTACAAGTCATGCTGCATCATCCACTAATCAGTTTATGAGCCTAACATTAGACTTTCTCCATTTATTAACTGCTTCGATTTGGATTGGAAGTTTGTTCGCATTAGTGGTTTTGGTTCCATTAAGAAGACAGGTTGAAATAAAGCATTTATATATAGAAACCATCAAACGTTTTTCCAAATGGGGAATCCTTCTTGTTATTGTTTTAATCACCACTGGTTTTTGGAGCAGTCTCTCCTATATCCCTAATCCACGATCCCTTATTTTTACTGTTTACGGGAGAGTATTATTAGGAAAAGTAATACTTTTTGTAGTTATGCTTGTTTTTGCTACGGTTAACCTAATAAAAGGAAGGCGTAGCAAGGAAACAGGATGGAGAGCATCACTTTGGGGAGAGCTTACAACTGGAATAATTGTGTTAGTTCTATCAGTTATATTAACCAACTTGCCAACGGCTATGGCATCGCCGGGGCCGTTTAAGGAAACAAAGACAGTTAAGGGAGACAGAATCACATTAGAAGTGACGCCGAATGTGATTGGAGAAAACTCGTTCTTCTTGAAGTTAAAGGACCAAAAAGGTAAGCCTATCACAGAGATTGAACAAGCAACACTTACATTTACTTCACTGGAAATGGATATGGGTAAAAACACAAAGATATTAGTGAAAACTAGCAATGGGAACTACAGAGCAAAAGGGTTCGATTTTACTATGTCAGGTGACTGGAATGTGCATGTCCATGTTCTGACAAAGGATTTAGATTCTATTGATACTGATTTCGAAGTCAAAGTAGGTAGCAAATAA
- a CDS encoding YhcN/YlaJ family sporulation lipoprotein translates to MTKKGLATFVLATTLFGLTGCAVNDRGDHVTKNNLNANNVNYNNNGLRDIANVSNENFRVSNRAGRSVEKLQAVELAHVIIRDNDAYVSVKLHNRKNQARMGTKGTTTTRGGSMSTTDLTRSNDISARGAGTGLNGNYPGTTGVTATDNTDNALKPGTTNIGGTTGVRDTGMNGGANFVKASTHLEKDIAHQVRTAEKGVNNVYISYDTDFFNRLTDYTTDTGNGRNRDGLWNDITNTIRRSF, encoded by the coding sequence TTGACGAAAAAAGGTTTAGCGACTTTCGTTTTAGCAACTACCCTATTTGGATTAACAGGCTGTGCAGTTAATGACCGTGGCGATCATGTAACCAAAAACAATTTAAATGCCAATAATGTTAATTACAATAACAACGGGCTAAGGGATATAGCAAATGTTTCAAACGAAAACTTCCGTGTATCTAACCGTGCTGGAAGAAGTGTAGAAAAATTGCAAGCTGTTGAATTAGCGCATGTTATCATTCGAGACAATGATGCATACGTGTCTGTCAAACTCCACAATCGTAAAAACCAGGCAAGGATGGGTACTAAAGGTACTACCACAACACGTGGTGGCAGCATGAGTACAACAGATTTGACTCGTTCCAATGATATTAGCGCACGCGGTGCAGGAACAGGGCTAAACGGTAACTACCCAGGTACAACCGGTGTGACTGCTACTGATAATACTGACAATGCGTTAAAACCAGGTACGACTAATATTGGTGGGACTACAGGTGTCCGTGACACTGGTATGAATGGTGGAGCAAACTTCGTGAAAGCCTCCACTCATTTAGAAAAAGATATCGCTCACCAAGTTCGTACTGCGGAAAAAGGCGTAAACAATGTTTATATTTCATACGATACCGACTTCTTTAATCGCCTTACAGACTATACAACCGATACAGGTAATGGTCGAAACAGAGACGGACTATGGAACGACATTACCAATACGATTAGACGATCATTCTAA
- a CDS encoding YcnI family protein: MMKKISKVVLPTVLGLFVFSSVASAHVSVNPKTSTTGAWETYTVKVPVEKDVPTTKITLKAPEGVEIMSYQPVPDWTYTADKDANGKVKTITFEATGEGILPGQFQQFTFVAKNPEKVTKVAWDAFQYYKDGSIVEWTGDEGADTPHSITDIVAGDSTDDHHEHQATTEDTHKEETKDVEATSNNLPLIFSIFSVILSLAAFVLAIRKRK, encoded by the coding sequence ATGATGAAGAAGATTTCAAAGGTAGTTTTACCAACAGTTTTAGGGTTATTTGTATTCTCAAGTGTGGCTAGTGCCCATGTTTCAGTGAATCCAAAAACTTCCACAACAGGGGCATGGGAAACATATACTGTTAAAGTGCCGGTAGAAAAAGATGTCCCAACAACAAAAATTACTTTAAAAGCACCTGAGGGTGTGGAAATCATGTCCTATCAACCAGTACCTGATTGGACCTATACGGCTGACAAGGATGCAAATGGAAAAGTCAAAACCATTACTTTCGAAGCTACAGGTGAAGGAATTCTTCCAGGTCAATTCCAACAGTTTACGTTTGTGGCTAAAAACCCAGAAAAAGTAACAAAAGTTGCTTGGGATGCCTTTCAATACTATAAAGATGGCAGTATTGTAGAATGGACAGGGGATGAGGGAGCTGACACACCACATTCCATCACAGATATTGTGGCAGGAGATTCAACTGATGATCATCATGAGCATCAAGCAACAACGGAGGATACACACAAAGAAGAAACTAAGGATGTTGAGGCAACGTCCAATAATTTACCGCTAATATTTTCGATTTTTTCAGTTATTCTATCTTTAGCTGCATTTGTTTTAGCTATACGTAAAAGAAAATAA
- a CDS encoding DeoR family transcriptional regulator yields MLPIERQNQIVGWLKAEGTLSIAEISKRLNVSEMTVYRDIKPLLEENKINKTSGGVSLVNVVKGSPNACTFCLKEMNNRHPMQIITNQQTVEQFCCPHCGLLRYKDIEKNVSQIICRDFLQNTTISAKVAYFLLDADFNLNCCQPQVLTFDSLKYAQQFQKGFGGIILRLDQAVEEITKRMSGENGCGCKS; encoded by the coding sequence TTGCTTCCAATTGAAAGACAAAATCAAATCGTCGGGTGGCTTAAGGCGGAAGGAACGCTCTCCATTGCTGAGATTAGTAAGAGACTAAATGTTTCCGAAATGACAGTTTATCGGGACATTAAGCCGTTGCTAGAAGAAAATAAGATCAATAAGACGTCTGGCGGAGTATCATTGGTAAATGTTGTGAAGGGGTCGCCCAATGCATGCACCTTTTGTTTAAAAGAAATGAATAATCGACATCCAATGCAAATCATCACGAATCAACAAACAGTTGAGCAGTTTTGCTGCCCACATTGTGGTTTGTTACGCTATAAAGATATCGAAAAAAATGTCTCTCAAATCATTTGTCGTGATTTCCTACAAAACACAACGATAAGTGCAAAGGTGGCATACTTTTTACTGGATGCAGACTTTAATTTGAATTGTTGCCAGCCACAGGTTCTGACCTTTGATTCATTAAAATATGCACAACAATTCCAAAAAGGTTTTGGTGGAATCATTTTGCGATTAGATCAGGCAGTTGAAGAAATTACAAAGAGAATGAGCGGGGAGAATGGCTGTGGGTGCAAAAGTTAG